In Amycolatopsis coloradensis, one genomic interval encodes:
- a CDS encoding aldo/keto reductase: protein MTLDQYYLLGRSGLRVSRIALGTMNFGTGGFHAAYGKSEDDVRPIFRKYLEAGGNFIDTADFYTAGESETILGRLIAEAKVRDRVVLTTKYTNSVDPGDPNAGGNGRKHLIRALEASLRRLGTDHVDLFLLHTWDRVTPAEEVMRTFDDLVRAGKIRYAGLSDVPAWYAARAQSFAEANALTPAVNLQLPYSLVERTIETEHVPMGQHLGLGITAWSPLAGGFLTGKYRQTGETTSGDGRLSDPGNAGKSWTDRDWALLKPLEKVADELGVTMAQVAINWVATQPGVAAAIVGASSADQLGKSMAALDFTLPPDLRALLDEASAVPPESVYRMFTPAYQNWVISPGVKVGDKPAGYVPAVRNW from the coding sequence CCGCGTACGGGAAATCCGAGGACGACGTCCGCCCGATCTTCCGCAAGTACCTGGAGGCGGGCGGGAACTTCATCGACACCGCGGACTTCTACACCGCGGGTGAGAGCGAGACCATCCTCGGCCGCCTCATCGCCGAGGCGAAGGTGCGCGACAGGGTCGTGCTCACCACCAAGTACACCAACAGCGTCGACCCCGGCGACCCGAACGCGGGCGGCAACGGGCGCAAGCACCTGATCAGGGCGCTGGAAGCGTCGTTGCGGCGGCTGGGCACCGACCACGTAGATCTCTTCCTGCTGCACACCTGGGACCGCGTCACACCGGCGGAAGAGGTGATGCGCACGTTCGACGACCTGGTGCGCGCGGGGAAGATCCGCTACGCCGGGCTCTCCGACGTACCCGCCTGGTACGCCGCCCGGGCGCAGAGCTTCGCCGAGGCGAACGCGCTCACCCCGGCCGTCAATCTCCAGCTGCCCTACTCGCTCGTGGAAAGGACGATCGAGACCGAGCACGTGCCGATGGGACAGCATCTCGGGCTCGGCATCACCGCGTGGAGCCCGCTGGCCGGCGGGTTCCTCACCGGCAAGTACCGCCAGACCGGCGAGACCACGAGCGGTGACGGCAGGCTGAGCGATCCGGGGAACGCCGGGAAGTCGTGGACGGACCGCGACTGGGCACTGCTGAAACCGCTGGAGAAGGTCGCTGACGAACTCGGCGTCACGATGGCCCAGGTCGCGATCAACTGGGTCGCGACCCAGCCGGGCGTCGCGGCCGCGATCGTCGGGGCGAGCAGCGCCGATCAGCTGGGCAAGAGCATGGCCGCACTGGACTTCACGCTTCCGCCGGACCTGCGGGCGCTCCTCGACGAGGCCAGTGCCGTCCCGCCGGAGTCGGTGTACCGGATGTTCACGCCCGCGTATCAGAATTGGGTGATCAGCCCCGGGGTGAAGGTCGGGGACAAGCCGGCGGGGTACGTGCCCGCGGTGCGGAACTGGTGA
- a CDS encoding alpha/beta hydrolase, which produces MGGSAVVLLHALGRGSGTWGDFGARLAGRRVLAVDLPGHGDSAHAEKYSLAAMADEVTDLLGERADLGGRVAVLLAQRLPGRVRRLVVEDTAPPPLGPLEPLAPAQEPPERLPFDWRLIDPDHGRTAHADPVWWDRLAAITAPTLLVSGGPASHVTRESLERMCGLIPDCRLVTIDDAGHLVHGTNPAEFAAVAGGVPRSGVIRVTCLGALPKHPRDLMSISRIGAV; this is translated from the coding sequence GTGGGCGGGAGTGCCGTGGTCCTGCTGCACGCCTTGGGCAGAGGATCGGGCACTTGGGGCGATTTCGGCGCCCGGCTGGCCGGTCGTCGTGTGCTGGCCGTCGATCTGCCGGGACACGGCGACAGTGCTCACGCGGAGAAGTACTCGCTCGCGGCGATGGCCGACGAGGTGACCGATCTTCTGGGGGAACGGGCGGATCTGGGCGGCCGGGTCGCCGTGCTGCTCGCCCAGCGCCTGCCGGGACGCGTCCGGCGGCTGGTCGTCGAGGACACTGCGCCGCCTCCTCTCGGGCCCTTGGAGCCGTTGGCTCCCGCGCAGGAGCCGCCCGAGCGGTTGCCGTTCGACTGGCGGCTGATCGACCCCGATCATGGCCGAACTGCGCACGCCGACCCCGTCTGGTGGGACCGGCTCGCCGCGATCACCGCGCCCACCCTGCTGGTCAGCGGCGGGCCGGCCAGCCACGTCACCCGGGAGTCGCTGGAGCGGATGTGCGGGCTGATCCCGGACTGCCGCCTGGTGACCATCGACGACGCGGGGCATCTGGTGCACGGCACCAATCCGGCGGAGTTCGCGGCGGTGGCGGGGGGAGTTCCTCGGTCCGGCGTAATCAGGGTGACCTGCCTGGGGGCACTGCCGAAGCATCCGCGCGACCTCATGTCGATCTCGCGGATAGGAGCCGTATAA
- a CDS encoding hydroxyacid dehydrogenase: protein MTELRHRPTALLVMEERRRDDVYPEAVLKEIETLVDLREPLTRERLAEDPAALEGVEILLSGWGAPALDSVLLGHARDLRAVFVAAGSVRPLTTPEFWARELPIVSAAAANAIPVAEFTLAQVLLGLKQVHRISREIRERRAYPPDPRVAGAYRSRVGLLGLGEIGALVASHLRGFDVDVLASDPVVDPATADGLGVRLVGLDELFATCPVVSLHAPLLPETEGLVDGELVARMGIGATLINTARGAVVDEPSVVPVLRERPDLTAILDVTWPEPPEPDSPLYTLPNVVLTPHLAGALGAERARMGELVARELRRFVLGEPLQHAVAPDRAHLRA, encoded by the coding sequence ATGACCGAGCTGCGACACCGGCCGACGGCACTTCTCGTGATGGAGGAACGCCGCCGCGACGACGTTTATCCCGAGGCGGTGCTGAAGGAGATCGAAACGCTGGTGGACCTGCGTGAGCCGCTCACCCGTGAGCGGCTGGCGGAGGACCCGGCGGCACTGGAAGGGGTCGAAATCCTGCTGTCCGGCTGGGGTGCCCCGGCGCTGGACTCCGTCCTCCTGGGACACGCGCGGGACCTGCGGGCCGTGTTCGTCGCCGCCGGCTCGGTCCGGCCGCTGACCACGCCCGAGTTCTGGGCGCGCGAGCTGCCGATCGTATCCGCCGCGGCCGCGAACGCCATCCCGGTCGCCGAGTTCACCCTTGCCCAGGTCCTCTTAGGACTCAAGCAGGTGCACCGGATCTCCCGGGAGATCCGGGAGCGGCGAGCCTACCCGCCGGACCCGAGGGTCGCGGGTGCCTACCGGTCCCGGGTCGGGCTGCTCGGCCTCGGCGAGATCGGTGCTCTCGTCGCGTCGCATTTGCGCGGTTTCGACGTGGACGTGCTCGCGAGCGACCCCGTCGTCGACCCGGCGACGGCCGACGGTCTCGGCGTGCGGCTGGTGGGCCTGGACGAACTGTTCGCCACGTGTCCCGTGGTCAGTCTGCACGCGCCACTGCTCCCCGAGACCGAAGGTCTGGTCGACGGGGAGCTGGTGGCGAGGATGGGCATCGGCGCGACCTTGATCAACACCGCCCGCGGCGCCGTCGTCGACGAGCCGTCGGTCGTCCCGGTGCTGCGCGAGCGGCCCGATCTCACGGCGATCCTCGACGTCACCTGGCCCGAACCGCCCGAGCCGGACTCGCCGCTGTACACGTTGCCGAACGTGGTGCTCACCCCGCATCTGGCGGGCGCGCTGGGCGCCGAACGCGCTCGGATGGGTGAACTCGTCGCGCGAGAGCTACGGCGGTTCGTGCTCGGGGAGCCGCTTCAGCACGCCGTCGCGCCGGACCGGGCGCACTTGCGGGCGTGA
- a CDS encoding sugar ABC transporter substrate-binding protein: protein MRKSRWIGVGLTVSALVLSGCSAGPAGTNVAQDTKAPLELWTRTTPGGPGEQATKRLAEAFEKATGFKVQVTAIFDDFETKLAQRAAQRDLPDIVMNDVTQLGTLKSQGLVREVEPGKIKHTSELTEQALKSNQTADGKLYGLPYSAQASALLIRKDWREKLGKSVPQSWAELADLAKAFTTGDPDGNGKADTAGLNATLSTKRGYASWYFSNFLWAAGGDFISETGGGKYKPAMSTPESVAAVQWFRDLGCKDNVIQPGSVTMPTPATNETFEAGKAGMYVVGPYLLPRFDKSLGKDKYEVVPMPKGAKNADVLAEGLSIYMMAGSPNQAGQDAFGDFAISVDGQKIGMEGESAFIVQLPVNKNVDITQVRSDPRWKTYAEIYTKSGHYAPSIPNWTPVRQDTADTISALVADCKLDLKAELSKLDTKLTATLQQQGISAS from the coding sequence ATGCGGAAATCGCGGTGGATCGGCGTGGGACTCACTGTCTCAGCGCTGGTCCTTTCGGGCTGCTCGGCAGGCCCCGCCGGAACGAACGTCGCGCAGGACACCAAGGCGCCGTTGGAACTGTGGACCCGGACGACCCCCGGCGGCCCTGGTGAACAGGCCACCAAGCGGCTCGCGGAAGCCTTCGAGAAGGCCACGGGATTCAAGGTGCAGGTCACCGCGATCTTCGACGACTTCGAGACGAAGCTCGCCCAGCGGGCCGCCCAGCGCGACCTGCCGGACATCGTGATGAACGACGTCACGCAGCTGGGCACGCTGAAGAGCCAGGGTCTCGTCCGCGAGGTCGAGCCGGGCAAGATCAAGCACACCTCGGAACTCACCGAGCAGGCCCTGAAGTCGAACCAGACAGCGGACGGCAAGCTGTACGGCCTGCCCTACAGCGCGCAGGCCTCGGCGCTGCTCATCCGCAAGGACTGGCGGGAGAAGCTCGGCAAGAGCGTCCCGCAGAGCTGGGCCGAGCTGGCGGACCTCGCCAAGGCCTTCACCACCGGCGACCCCGACGGCAACGGCAAGGCCGACACCGCGGGCCTGAACGCGACGCTGTCGACCAAGCGGGGCTACGCCTCCTGGTACTTCTCGAACTTCCTCTGGGCCGCCGGCGGCGACTTCATCTCCGAGACCGGTGGTGGCAAGTACAAGCCGGCGATGAGCACACCCGAATCCGTGGCCGCGGTGCAGTGGTTCCGCGACCTCGGCTGCAAGGACAACGTCATCCAGCCCGGTTCGGTCACCATGCCGACCCCGGCGACCAACGAGACCTTCGAAGCGGGCAAGGCCGGGATGTACGTCGTCGGCCCGTACCTGCTGCCGCGGTTCGACAAGTCGCTCGGCAAGGACAAGTACGAGGTCGTCCCGATGCCGAAGGGCGCCAAGAACGCCGACGTCCTCGCCGAGGGCCTGTCGATCTACATGATGGCCGGTTCGCCGAACCAGGCCGGGCAGGACGCCTTCGGTGACTTCGCGATCTCGGTCGACGGCCAGAAGATCGGCATGGAGGGCGAATCGGCCTTCATCGTGCAGCTTCCGGTGAACAAGAACGTCGACATCACCCAGGTCCGCTCCGACCCGCGCTGGAAGACCTACGCCGAGATCTACACCAAGTCCGGCCACTACGCGCCGTCCATCCCGAACTGGACGCCGGTCCGCCAGGACACCGCCGACACGATCAGCGCGCTCGTGGCCGACTGCAAGCTCGATCTCAAGGCGGAACTGTCCAAACTCGACACCAAGCTCACCGCGACCTTGCAGCAACAGGGGATCAGCGCCTCATGA
- a CDS encoding sugar ABC transporter permease: MTVDHAKPAAVGADRPAVKRAPAPKARRRSDRDGKWWTPWLFLAPALILFVYFKFIPMITAVTMSFQDVQPYLGNQWVGGQNYSTVLGDEAFHSAIWHTIVIAVGQTAGSMIIGLALALLMEGQSKRLKFLRSAAFLPVVVPIAVVAELWRIMYHPTEDGMLNSILGLVGLGPSGFINDPDSSMISVIITGIWRGAPYDMMIFLAGLAGIDRGLYEAATVDGASRWRKILHVTLPGLRSVFSILFVLAAIRGLRVFTEVFLLTNGGPNGSTEVAMTLIYKLGLEQNRLGVGAAGAVLLFLATLVLTLFVQVLRRRRDA; encoded by the coding sequence ATGACCGTAGATCACGCCAAGCCGGCGGCCGTCGGCGCGGACCGTCCCGCCGTCAAGCGGGCACCCGCGCCGAAGGCCCGCAGGCGCAGCGACCGCGACGGGAAGTGGTGGACGCCGTGGCTGTTCCTGGCCCCCGCCCTGATCCTGTTCGTGTACTTCAAGTTCATCCCGATGATCACCGCGGTGACGATGTCCTTTCAGGACGTCCAGCCGTACCTGGGCAACCAGTGGGTCGGCGGGCAGAACTACAGCACCGTCCTCGGTGACGAGGCGTTCCACTCCGCGATCTGGCACACCATCGTGATCGCGGTCGGGCAGACCGCGGGATCGATGATCATCGGCCTCGCCCTCGCCCTGCTGATGGAGGGCCAGAGCAAGCGGCTGAAGTTCCTGCGGTCGGCGGCGTTCCTGCCGGTGGTCGTGCCGATCGCGGTGGTCGCCGAACTCTGGCGGATCATGTACCACCCGACCGAGGACGGGATGCTGAACTCCATCCTCGGCCTGGTCGGGCTCGGCCCGTCGGGCTTCATCAACGATCCCGACAGCTCGATGATCTCGGTCATCATCACCGGGATCTGGCGCGGCGCCCCGTACGACATGATGATCTTCCTCGCGGGCCTCGCCGGAATCGACAGGGGACTCTACGAAGCGGCCACTGTGGACGGTGCCTCGCGCTGGCGCAAGATCCTCCACGTGACGCTGCCGGGCCTGAGGTCGGTGTTCTCGATCCTGTTCGTCCTCGCGGCGATCCGTGGCCTGCGGGTGTTCACCGAGGTGTTCCTGCTGACCAACGGCGGGCCGAACGGCTCGACCGAGGTGGCGATGACCCTGATCTACAAACTCGGCCTGGAACAGAACCGGCTGGGCGTCGGTGCGGCGGGCGCGGTCCTGCTGTTCCTTGCGACGCTCGTGCTGACCTTGTTCGTCCAGGTGCTCCGACGGAGGCGAGACGCATGA
- a CDS encoding carbohydrate ABC transporter permease: MTAANDSALGLDAVKSPAGRILKFVLYALLLLVFAGPLLALLVSAFNDVSDPTALSVVPSSPTLDNFGIAFDLGVGMYLLNSFLVVGFGLLLQVVISVLAGYALARKKFRFMTFVLVAILATLMLPEEILAIPLSLILSDLPVVHLNLIGSLAGMIVPLGAWAFSILVMTEFMKDVPRELEEAARIDGAGDLRIFAQIILPMCKPALGVIGVFGFTMIWDQYLLPLLVSTDASTYTLPLALRTLRIDTNVTPGVIMAASLLALLPSVAAFLFFQRSFVRGLASGALKG; the protein is encoded by the coding sequence ATGACCGCGGCCAACGATTCCGCACTCGGCCTCGACGCCGTCAAGTCACCGGCCGGGCGGATCCTGAAGTTCGTCCTGTACGCCCTGCTGCTCCTGGTGTTCGCGGGACCACTGCTGGCACTGCTGGTCAGCGCGTTCAACGACGTCTCCGATCCGACGGCGCTGAGCGTCGTCCCGTCCAGCCCGACCCTGGACAACTTCGGCATCGCCTTCGACCTCGGTGTGGGGATGTACCTCCTCAACTCGTTCCTGGTGGTCGGCTTCGGCCTGCTGCTGCAGGTCGTGATCTCGGTGCTGGCCGGCTACGCGCTGGCGCGCAAGAAGTTCCGGTTCATGACCTTCGTGCTGGTCGCGATCCTGGCGACGCTGATGCTCCCGGAGGAGATCCTCGCGATCCCGCTGTCGCTGATCCTGTCGGATCTGCCGGTGGTGCATCTGAACCTGATCGGCAGCCTCGCCGGGATGATCGTGCCACTGGGCGCGTGGGCCTTCTCGATCCTGGTGATGACCGAGTTCATGAAGGACGTCCCTCGCGAGCTCGAAGAGGCCGCGCGGATCGACGGGGCCGGCGACCTGCGGATCTTCGCCCAGATCATCCTCCCGATGTGCAAGCCCGCGCTCGGCGTGATCGGCGTCTTCGGCTTCACGATGATCTGGGACCAGTACCTGCTGCCGTTGCTGGTGTCGACCGATGCTTCGACCTACACCCTGCCGCTGGCCCTGCGGACCCTGCGGATCGACACGAACGTCACGCCCGGCGTGATCATGGCCGCGTCGCTGCTGGCGCTGCTCCCGTCGGTCGCCGCGTTCCTGTTCTTCCAGCGTTCGTTCGTCCGCGGCCTCGCCTCGGGCGCGCTCAAGGGCTGA
- a CDS encoding alpha-L-fucosidase, which yields MSSTAWFTHDRFGMFVHWGLYSLAARHEWVQNREKLTDEQYRVYFDHFEPDKYDPRSWARAAKAAGMTYVVLTTKHHDGFCLWDSDLTDFKVTNTPYGKDLLGPFVGACREEGLKVGFYHSLIDWHHPAFPVDGTHPRRDDAEYIAAHQYADIAEYQLYLHGQVRELLTRFGTIDYLFFDFSYKGRKEWWGGKGPDDWDSPGLLALVRELQPGILVNDRTGIPGDFITPEQYQPSGPMTRDGVPVVWEACQTLNGSWGYDRDNLDYKSPELLIRMLVDGVSKDGNLLLNVGPNGRGEIDPRAHEVLAEIGHWMDRHERSIRGCGPSEFTAPADGRYTQRGDRLYLHLFSWPMNHVHLPGLAGRVRYAQLLDDASEIRQVHTDPGQTAQNTQMGGQPEGTLTLKLPIRKPDTPVPVIELFLSKESPAAETLPTD from the coding sequence GTGAGTTCCACCGCCTGGTTCACCCACGACAGGTTCGGGATGTTCGTCCACTGGGGACTGTATTCCCTCGCCGCCCGGCACGAATGGGTGCAGAACCGCGAAAAGCTGACCGACGAGCAGTACCGGGTGTACTTCGACCACTTCGAACCGGACAAGTACGACCCGCGTTCCTGGGCGCGCGCCGCGAAGGCCGCGGGCATGACCTACGTCGTGTTGACCACCAAGCACCACGACGGTTTCTGCCTGTGGGACAGCGACCTCACCGACTTCAAGGTGACGAACACGCCGTACGGCAAAGACCTGCTCGGCCCGTTCGTCGGCGCCTGCCGCGAAGAGGGTTTGAAGGTCGGCTTCTACCACTCGCTGATCGACTGGCACCACCCCGCGTTCCCCGTCGACGGCACCCATCCCCGCCGTGACGATGCCGAGTACATCGCGGCGCACCAGTACGCCGACATCGCCGAGTACCAGCTCTATCTGCACGGTCAGGTGCGCGAACTGCTCACCCGCTTCGGCACGATCGACTACCTGTTCTTCGACTTCTCCTACAAGGGCCGCAAGGAATGGTGGGGCGGCAAGGGGCCGGACGACTGGGACTCCCCCGGCCTGCTCGCGCTCGTCCGCGAACTCCAGCCCGGCATCCTGGTCAACGACCGCACCGGGATCCCTGGCGACTTCATCACCCCGGAGCAGTACCAGCCGTCCGGCCCGATGACCCGCGACGGCGTCCCGGTGGTGTGGGAGGCGTGCCAGACACTGAACGGCAGCTGGGGTTACGACCGCGACAACCTCGACTACAAGAGCCCGGAACTGCTCATCCGGATGCTGGTCGACGGCGTGTCCAAGGACGGCAACCTGCTGCTCAACGTAGGCCCGAACGGCCGGGGTGAGATCGACCCCCGTGCGCACGAAGTCCTCGCCGAGATCGGCCACTGGATGGACCGGCACGAACGGTCCATCCGCGGCTGCGGTCCCAGCGAGTTCACCGCGCCCGCCGACGGCCGCTACACCCAGCGCGGTGACCGGCTGTACCTGCACCTGTTCAGCTGGCCGATGAACCACGTCCACCTGCCCGGGCTCGCCGGGCGGGTGCGCTACGCCCAGTTGCTCGACGACGCCTCGGAAATCCGGCAGGTGCACACGGATCCCGGGCAGACCGCGCAGAACACCCAGATGGGCGGGCAGCCGGAAGGCACGCTCACCCTGAAACTCCCCATCCGGAAACCGGACACCCCGGTCCCGGTGATCGAACTGTTCCTGAGCAAAGAAAGCCCCGCCGCCGAAACCCTCCCCACCGATTGA
- a CDS encoding polysaccharide lyase 6 family protein translates to MDRRRFLSGATLGAALITVPWVTAGTASAKPKGLCALNVSSLTELQNAINQAGPGDVITVNNGTYTVPSGKPIVIKGRRGTKDQPISIVAQSRGGVTFNGEQSFVFDDSTGVTLSGFNFRQSTTLEIPANCSRIRLTRNDFQLADIEGLHWVMVRADYSKVDRNHFHHKTTLGVMLCIEGADEDKMATGVHVVRNYFSDHTFPGDNGGEPIRLGVSPRALSTAGATVEYNLFERANGDPEAISIKSSGNFIRNNTIRNSLGGIVLRHGNKSVVESNFILGGKEGIRIYGNDHKILNNYVAGVSGSALVVGSGSVRDHFPGESKESRRGNDAADRVLIAHNTLLNNGGTLAGETKRTIEPRDCTISDNIFVGGNGDLVAMSTTGNFTWSGNILWGSGGDGNIPAGTFRRVDPKLVQGTDGVSRLAAGSPAIDAATLSTAPVTLDIDGQARGSLRDVGADEYSTAAIANRPLTTADVGPGAP, encoded by the coding sequence ATGGATCGCAGAAGGTTCCTCAGCGGCGCCACCCTCGGCGCCGCGCTGATCACCGTCCCCTGGGTCACCGCGGGCACGGCGTCGGCCAAACCGAAGGGGCTGTGCGCCCTGAACGTCAGTTCGCTGACCGAACTGCAGAACGCGATCAACCAGGCGGGCCCCGGTGACGTCATCACCGTGAACAACGGGACGTACACCGTGCCGTCGGGCAAGCCGATCGTCATCAAGGGCAGGCGCGGCACGAAGGACCAGCCGATCTCCATCGTCGCCCAGTCCCGCGGCGGGGTGACCTTCAACGGTGAGCAGAGTTTCGTCTTCGACGACTCCACCGGCGTCACGCTCAGCGGGTTCAATTTCCGGCAGAGCACCACGCTGGAGATCCCGGCGAACTGTTCGCGGATCCGCCTGACCCGCAACGACTTCCAGCTGGCCGACATCGAAGGCCTGCACTGGGTGATGGTCCGCGCCGACTACAGCAAGGTCGACCGCAACCACTTCCACCACAAGACGACGCTCGGCGTCATGCTCTGCATCGAGGGCGCGGACGAAGACAAGATGGCGACCGGCGTCCACGTCGTGCGGAACTACTTCTCCGACCACACCTTCCCCGGCGACAACGGCGGCGAGCCGATCCGGCTCGGCGTCAGCCCGCGCGCGCTGAGCACCGCCGGCGCCACGGTGGAGTACAACCTGTTCGAACGCGCGAACGGCGACCCGGAGGCGATCTCGATCAAGTCGTCGGGCAACTTCATCCGCAACAACACCATCCGGAACAGCCTCGGCGGCATCGTGCTGCGCCACGGGAACAAGTCCGTCGTCGAATCCAACTTCATCCTCGGCGGCAAGGAAGGCATCCGGATCTACGGCAACGACCACAAGATCCTCAACAACTACGTCGCCGGAGTGTCCGGCAGCGCGCTGGTCGTCGGCAGCGGCTCCGTTCGGGACCACTTCCCGGGTGAATCGAAGGAATCACGGCGCGGCAACGACGCTGCGGACCGCGTGCTCATCGCGCACAACACGCTGCTGAACAACGGCGGCACGCTCGCCGGCGAGACCAAACGGACGATCGAACCACGCGATTGCACGATCTCCGACAACATCTTCGTCGGCGGCAACGGCGACCTGGTCGCGATGAGCACCACGGGCAACTTCACCTGGTCCGGCAACATCCTGTGGGGTTCGGGCGGGGACGGGAACATCCCGGCGGGGACCTTCCGCCGGGTCGACCCGAAGCTCGTACAGGGCACCGACGGGGTCTCGCGGCTCGCCGCGGGCAGCCCGGCGATCGACGCGGCGACCCTGTCGACCGCACCGGTCACGTTGGACATCGACGGTCAGGCTCGCGGCAGCCTGCGTGACGTCGGCGCCGACGAGTACTCGACGGCCGCCATCGCCAACCGGCCGCTCACCACCGCGGACGTCGGCCCCGGCGCTCCGTAG
- a CDS encoding LacI family DNA-binding transcriptional regulator: MAQRAAGSATLADVAREAGVSLATASRALNGGTRQVSLTLRESVLRAAERLQYTANVPAQAMARGRGNVVGLLVHDIVDPYFSSIASGVMRVAARHGLTVTIASTENHPEKELEYVTTLRGQRARAVILAGSRNEDSALQRSLTKELKAFEAADGQVVVIGQRKLPFDTVMLENRAGAADLAENLAVLGHRDFLVLAGPPGLLTSRDRVLGFRDGLARHGIPLPENHVLRAEFTRDGGYAAMVRAIENGFRGCVFAVNDVMAVGAMAACRDRGLLVPAQIAIAGFDDIITLRDIRPSLSTVRVPIERMGEQALDFILDDRAAAPRVKPITGEVVLRESTRPLEGK; encoded by the coding sequence ATGGCGCAGCGCGCCGCGGGTTCGGCCACCCTGGCCGACGTCGCCCGCGAGGCCGGAGTGTCGCTCGCGACGGCGTCGAGGGCGCTCAACGGCGGGACCAGACAGGTCAGCCTGACGCTGCGCGAATCGGTCCTGCGGGCCGCGGAACGGCTGCAGTACACGGCGAACGTGCCCGCGCAGGCGATGGCCCGCGGCCGCGGCAACGTCGTCGGGCTGCTGGTGCACGACATCGTCGACCCGTACTTCTCCTCGATCGCGTCGGGTGTGATGCGCGTGGCGGCGCGACACGGGCTGACGGTCACCATCGCCAGTACCGAGAACCATCCGGAGAAGGAACTCGAGTACGTCACCACGTTGCGAGGGCAACGAGCGCGAGCGGTCATCCTCGCCGGGTCGCGTAACGAAGACAGTGCCCTGCAACGGAGCCTGACCAAGGAACTCAAGGCGTTCGAGGCCGCCGACGGTCAGGTCGTGGTGATCGGCCAGCGGAAGCTGCCGTTCGACACCGTCATGCTGGAGAACCGGGCCGGAGCGGCGGATCTGGCGGAGAACCTCGCCGTGCTCGGGCATCGGGACTTCCTCGTGCTCGCCGGGCCGCCCGGCCTGCTGACGTCGCGGGATCGTGTCCTCGGTTTCCGTGACGGGCTCGCCCGGCACGGTATCCCGCTGCCCGAGAACCACGTGCTGCGGGCGGAATTCACCCGCGACGGCGGCTACGCGGCGATGGTGCGCGCGATCGAGAACGGCTTCCGCGGCTGCGTTTTCGCGGTCAACGACGTGATGGCCGTCGGCGCGATGGCCGCCTGCCGCGACCGTGGGCTGCTGGTCCCCGCGCAGATCGCGATCGCCGGGTTCGACGACATTATTACGTTGCGCGACATAAGGCCTTCGCTGTCGACTGTGCGTGTGCCGATCGAGCGCATGGGAGAACAAGCACTCGATTTCATCCTCGACGACCGCGCGGCCGCTCCCCGGGTCAAGCCGATCACCGGTGAGGTCGTGCTGCGCGAAAGCACTCGACCGTTGGAGGGAAAATGA
- a CDS encoding sugar phosphate isomerase/epimerase family protein — MIRPGLCSVTLRRLDADEVASRAEKAGLRVIEWGADVHVRPGDDWAAERAFEAMARHGLTCDSYGSYFRATPVEAGKFGDIAATAVRLGASRIRVWAGKAGSEDVDPDEREQVAAGLREAADVANEHGLEVALEFHGGTLTDTAESTVRLLEEVGRDNLGTYWQPPQDLPDDQALAGLELVLDHVRAVHVFSWWPSNERHPLTFRADLWTRAFGLLAKTGRPLDALLEFVPDNDPDLLPGEADSLRKLIEAGA; from the coding sequence ATGATCCGCCCGGGACTGTGTTCGGTGACGCTGCGGCGGCTGGACGCCGACGAAGTCGCCAGCCGCGCCGAAAAGGCGGGCCTGCGAGTGATCGAGTGGGGCGCGGACGTCCATGTGCGCCCTGGTGACGACTGGGCGGCCGAGCGCGCGTTCGAGGCCATGGCACGGCACGGGCTGACCTGCGACTCCTACGGTTCCTACTTCCGCGCCACCCCGGTGGAGGCCGGGAAGTTCGGCGACATCGCCGCCACCGCGGTCCGGCTCGGCGCCTCGCGGATCCGGGTGTGGGCGGGCAAAGCAGGCTCCGAGGACGTCGACCCCGACGAACGCGAGCAGGTCGCCGCCGGTCTCCGCGAGGCCGCCGACGTCGCGAACGAACACGGTCTGGAGGTCGCGCTGGAGTTCCACGGCGGGACGCTGACCGACACCGCGGAATCGACCGTCCGGCTGCTCGAAGAGGTCGGCCGCGACAATCTCGGCACCTACTGGCAACCGCCGCAGGACCTGCCGGACGACCAGGCGCTGGCCGGCCTGGAACTGGTGCTCGACCACGTGCGCGCGGTGCACGTCTTCTCGTGGTGGCCCAGCAACGAGCGGCATCCGCTGACCTTCCGGGCGGACCTGTGGACGCGGGCGTTCGGCCTGCTCGCCAAGACCGGACGGCCGCTCGACGCGCTGCTGGAATTCGTCCCGGACAACGATCCGGACCTGCTCCCCGGCGAGGCCGACTCGCTGCGGAAGCTGATCGAGGCGGGCGCGTGA